In Candidatus Paceibacterota bacterium, the following proteins share a genomic window:
- a CDS encoding DUF192 domain-containing protein, protein MKTFLKILIWILIILILVLIVRGFSGDEDLWICKDGQWERHGNPTLEKPTTPCIKYDKAQIEIGGKIIEVDVSDTDYKREVGLSGRNLLSDDTGMLFIFEKEGNYGFWMKDMNFPIDIVWINTDFSVIGIEKSVAISTYPKAFGQDYFAKYVLELPSGFSDKNSLMVGNKISILEISR, encoded by the coding sequence ATGAAAACTTTTTTAAAGATTCTTATCTGGATACTAATCATTTTAATCCTTGTATTAATAGTCAGGGGTTTTTCTGGCGATGAGGATCTTTGGATTTGTAAAGACGGACAATGGGAGCGACATGGAAATCCGACATTAGAGAAGCCGACCACTCCGTGTATCAAATACGACAAGGCACAAATCGAAATCGGAGGGAAAATAATAGAAGTAGATGTTTCTGATACAGATTATAAAAGAGAAGTCGGGCTTTCTGGTAGAAATCTGCTTTCAGATGACACAGGAATGCTCTTTATTTTTGAAAAAGAGGGGAATTACGGTTTCTGGATGAAGGATATGAATTTTCCGATAGATATTGTGTGGATCAATACAGATTTTTCTGTCATTGGTATTGAAAAAAGTGTCGCTATTAGTACATATCCGAAGGCCTTTGGACAAGATTATTTTGCCAAATATGTCTTAGAGCTTCCGTCAGGCTTTTCTGATAAAAATAGTTTGATGGTGGGAAACAAAATTTCTATTTTGGAAATAAGTAGATAG
- a CDS encoding cupin domain-containing protein, translating to MKGFCKNIEKETLGNKNFRKVLYTGKHSQLVLMSLKPKEEIGMETHTDNDQFFRIEKGQGRCIIDGNEYALSDGFAIVVPAGAKHNIINISATEDLKLYTIYSPAHHKDGVVRATKAEAEADGPEFDGVTTE from the coding sequence ATGAAAGGATTTTGTAAAAATATTGAAAAGGAGACCTTGGGGAATAAGAATTTCAGAAAAGTACTTTACACTGGCAAGCATAGCCAGCTCGTCTTGATGAGCTTGAAACCGAAAGAGGAGATTGGAATGGAAACTCACACTGACAACGATCAATTTTTCCGTATTGAGAAAGGGCAAGGCAGATGTATTATCGACGGCAACGAATATGCTTTATCAGACGGCTTTGCGATAGTCGTCCCTGCGGGAGCGAAACATAATATTATAAATATTTCAGCCACAGAAGATTTGAAACTTTATACTATCTATTCACCAGCGCATCACAAAGACGGCGTCGTGCGTGCGACGAAGGCGGAGGCAGAAGCCGACGGACCAGAGTTTGATGGAGTGACTACAGAATAG
- a CDS encoding NADAR family protein — translation MSKVVPLEIFYIYFSPYTSHAIEVGGILYPTVEHAYQCMRYTDKNIIEEIKSTHSPVKAWEVSTKYKELQIPEFKKEEYKREVMKKLMRLKALQHEEVRKALFNTNDQKIVKHIVTYPPGDGFWDDGENGKGRNEVGKIWMEIREELLANK, via the coding sequence ATGAGTAAGGTTGTGCCATTAGAAATATTTTATATATATTTTTCACCTTATACTTCTCATGCGATTGAAGTTGGTGGAATTTTGTATCCAACAGTAGAACATGCTTATCAGTGTATGAGATACACAGATAAAAATATCATAGAAGAGATTAAGAGTACTCACAGTCCGGTAAAAGCATGGGAAGTTTCTACTAAATATAAAGAACTTCAAATCCCAGAGTTCAAGAAGGAAGAATATAAAAGAGAAGTGATGAAGAAATTGATGAGACTTAAAGCCCTCCAACACGAGGAAGTGCGTAAGGCGTTATTCAATACAAATGATCAGAAAATTGTAAAACATATTGTAACTTATCCACCCGGAGATGGTTTTTGGGATGATGGTGAAAATGGTAAGGGGCGAAATGAGGTAGGTAAGATTTGGATGGAAATTCGTGAAGAGTTATTAGCTAATAAATAA
- a CDS encoding M48 family metalloprotease, translating to MATLYTQQSKNVARTWFLMAVFLVIIVAIGYFISYYYNNPGILYFAIIFSIVMNVLSYWYSDKIALSVSGAKPATHEEYPELYHTVENLSITAGLPMPRVYIINDSAPNAFATGRDKEHSAVAVTSGLLQILDKSELQGVIAHELSHIGNRDILLSTVVVVLVGFISLLANMFLRGGMGRGNRDSGKGGGVLMIIGIIFIILSPVIAQLIQLAISRKREFLADASGALLTRYPEGLASALQKISAYSAPMKTANSATAHLFIANPFGGAGRRISNLFSTHPPVEARVKALTGMNIE from the coding sequence ATGGCCACCCTTTACACCCAACAATCTAAAAATGTCGCGAGGACGTGGTTTTTGATGGCCGTGTTTTTGGTGATTATTGTGGCGATAGGGTATTTTATAAGCTATTACTATAATAATCCTGGAATTTTATATTTTGCGATTATTTTCAGTATTGTAATGAATGTTTTGAGTTATTGGTATTCGGATAAGATTGCACTTTCGGTATCGGGAGCAAAACCGGCGACACATGAAGAATATCCGGAGCTATATCACACAGTCGAGAATCTTTCTATCACAGCTGGGCTTCCGATGCCAAGAGTTTATATTATAAATGATAGTGCACCAAATGCTTTTGCAACAGGAAGAGACAAAGAACATTCTGCCGTGGCGGTGACATCGGGGCTTTTGCAGATTTTGGACAAGTCTGAACTTCAGGGAGTGATAGCTCATGAGCTTTCGCATATTGGAAATAGAGATATTTTACTTTCTACTGTCGTGGTGGTGCTTGTCGGCTTTATCTCACTTCTTGCAAATATGTTTCTGAGAGGAGGTATGGGTAGGGGGAATAGAGACAGTGGAAAAGGCGGAGGAGTGCTCATGATTATCGGAATTATTTTTATAATTCTCTCACCAGTTATCGCCCAGCTTATTCAACTCGCTATTTCAAGAAAAAGAGAATTCCTCGCCGATGCTTCCGGAGCGCTTCTTACAAGGTATCCAGAAGGCCTTGCTTCAGCTTTGCAAAAAATATCTGCCTACAGTGCGCCGATGAAGACGGCAAATTCTGCAACAGCACACCTTTTTATCGCAAATCCTTTTGGTGGGGCAGGCAGGAGAATCTCCAATCTTTTCAGCACACATCCACCAGTAGAAGCGAGAGTGAAAGCACTTACAGGAATGAATATTGAATAA
- a CDS encoding LemA family protein translates to MTGYIIVGILVVLIVWAIFAYNKFITLINRAKEAWSDIDVQLKRRYDLIPNLVNTVKGYAAHETSTFDNVTKARAAAMGAQNIVDKGKAENMLASALKSVFAVAEAYPDLKANQNFLSLQSELTDTEDKIQSARRFYNGNVRDLNIAIDSFPSNLIGKLFHFVKMELFALDEAEATAAKQPVEVKF, encoded by the coding sequence ATGACAGGATATATAATAGTTGGTATTTTAGTAGTTTTGATAGTCTGGGCGATTTTTGCCTATAACAAATTTATCACTCTTATAAACAGAGCCAAAGAAGCATGGTCTGATATAGATGTTCAGCTAAAAAGGAGATACGATCTTATTCCAAACCTTGTAAATACTGTGAAGGGCTATGCTGCGCATGAGACATCCACTTTCGACAATGTTACAAAAGCCAGAGCTGCAGCTATGGGTGCACAGAATATAGTGGACAAAGGGAAGGCAGAAAATATGCTTGCCAGTGCTTTGAAAAGCGTCTTTGCTGTCGCCGAGGCATATCCAGATCTAAAGGCCAATCAGAACTTCCTTTCTCTTCAGAGTGAACTTACAGATACAGAAGACAAAATCCAGTCCGCAAGAAGGTTCTACAATGGCAATGTCAGAGACTTGAATATCGCGATAGATTCTTTCCCAAGCAATCTAATCGGTAAACTATTTCACTTTGTGAAGATGGAGCTATTTGCTCTAGATGAAGCAGAAGCCACCGCCGCAAAGCAACCGGTAGAGGTGAAATTTTAG